One Desulfobulbus propionicus DSM 2032 DNA segment encodes these proteins:
- a CDS encoding CheR family methyltransferase, producing the protein MLKITPEEIKLITKYIYEISGIYLDESKKYLLETRLNTIAEEQGCSSYQDFYQKAKADASKTIERRIIDAISTNETLFFRDSGPFQLLQHKIFPELIDARAPKSPMLKTNLKIWSAASSTGQELYSVAIVLQELLGDMSKYSIKLLGTDISDAAISQASSGKYNKFEIERGLSRDKLTRYFTSIGQTWKVSDHLRAMVNFRKFNLMSPFTSLGKFDVILCRNVAIYFTLEDRKKLFKGFLKIKCSSLRQV; encoded by the coding sequence ATGTTGAAAATTACCCCTGAAGAGATCAAGCTCATCACCAAATATATCTATGAAATCTCAGGGATATATCTTGACGAGAGCAAAAAATATCTTCTTGAAACCCGGCTGAATACGATCGCCGAGGAACAAGGATGCTCTAGCTATCAAGATTTTTATCAAAAGGCCAAGGCTGACGCGAGCAAGACCATCGAGCGAAGAATCATTGATGCCATCTCCACTAATGAAACATTGTTTTTTCGTGACTCCGGTCCATTTCAACTGTTGCAGCATAAGATTTTCCCGGAACTCATTGATGCCCGCGCACCAAAGAGTCCCATGTTGAAGACAAATCTTAAAATATGGAGCGCCGCCAGTTCAACAGGACAGGAACTTTACTCGGTTGCCATCGTTCTCCAGGAACTCTTGGGCGACATGTCTAAATATTCCATAAAATTACTTGGAACTGACATCAGCGATGCCGCAATATCGCAAGCAAGTAGCGGCAAATACAATAAATTCGAAATTGAACGAGGTTTATCCCGGGATAAACTTACGAGGTATTTCACCTCCATCGGTCAGACCTGGAAAGTCAGCGATCACCTTCGCGCCATGGTGAACTTTCGTAAGTTCAACCTCATGTCTCCATTCACCAGTTTAGGGAAATTTGATGTCATCCTCTGTCGAAATGTAGCCATCTATTTCACCTTGGAGGACAGAAAAAAGCTCTTTAAGGGTTTCTTGAAAATTAAATGCAGTAGCCTGCGACAAGTTTAA
- a CDS encoding FKBP-type peptidyl-prolyl cis-trans isomerase yields MSPVQLFDTVSVSYTATLPSGEVIESVPENKPITLTIGSGRILKAVEASLMGLEPGESKTVHIQPEDAYGSYYKSLVHEVDRANFADRIDPKPGMILSLTIEREGVTHQVPATVLAAGKETVTLDYNHPLAGRVITYTVKVHAIGN; encoded by the coding sequence ATGAGCCCCGTGCAGTTGTTCGACACCGTTTCCGTCAGTTACACCGCCACCCTACCGTCAGGAGAAGTGATCGAAAGCGTGCCGGAAAACAAACCAATCACCCTGACCATTGGATCGGGAAGAATCCTCAAGGCTGTTGAAGCCTCGCTCATGGGCCTGGAACCCGGTGAAAGCAAAACCGTTCATATTCAACCGGAAGACGCCTACGGCTCCTACTATAAATCCCTGGTCCATGAAGTGGATCGTGCCAACTTTGCCGATCGTATCGATCCCAAGCCAGGCATGATTCTTTCGCTGACCATCGAGAGAGAAGGCGTCACCCACCAGGTGCCGGCCACCGTCCTCGCTGCCGGCAAGGAAACCGTCACTCTTGATTACAACCATCCCCTGGCCGGACGGGTGATCACCTACACGGTCAAGGTCCACGCCATCGGCAACTAG
- a CDS encoding chemotaxis protein CheW has translation MSEPSNLTKNIIELATFYVGHALCGMDILKVQEINKLMEMTKVPQAPDYMVGILNLRGQIVTIIDLGQKLGLGNVEITNESRNIIINAPGEHVGLLVSRISDVVMADPDRIEPAPANMSGIQGSFFTGVYKTENKLIGILDIKEVLRIESDNLSRGLER, from the coding sequence ATGTCTGAACCCAGCAACCTCACAAAGAACATTATTGAACTGGCCACGTTTTATGTCGGCCATGCCCTCTGCGGCATGGATATTCTCAAAGTGCAGGAAATCAACAAGTTGATGGAGATGACCAAAGTCCCCCAGGCACCGGACTACATGGTTGGCATCCTCAACCTGCGCGGACAAATCGTCACGATCATTGATCTTGGCCAAAAACTTGGTCTTGGCAACGTGGAAATCACCAATGAATCGCGCAATATCATCATCAATGCCCCCGGCGAACACGTAGGTCTGCTGGTCAGCCGCATCAGCGACGTGGTCATGGCCGATCCGGATCGGATCGAACCGGCACCCGCCAACATGAGTGGCATCCAGGGCTCTTTTTTCACTGGTGTCTACAAGACCGAAAATAAGCTAATCGGCATCCTTGACATCAAGGAGGTGTTGCGAATTGAATCGGACAACCTCAGTCGCGGGCTTGAACGGTAA
- a CDS encoding protein-glutamate methylesterase/protein-glutamine glutaminase, whose protein sequence is MFGKKIKVLVVDDTIVYRKAVSDILGEMPGVEVVGVAHNGKIAVSKIQTLKPDLLTLDIEMPEMNGIEVLQYLQQHAPQVSAIMVSTLTSEGGDMTMRALELGAYDFILKPTATNINDSKQQLRTLLTPLIKTFQTGRTTVGALQQGGTRKIAGTSQGYIRLQATPSTVIGSGRYTAPSVGTSRRQGKSEIVTIGISTGGPNALARMMPMLPGDLGVPIVIVQHMPPVFTKSLANSLNIKCALTVKEAQDGEPLQANVAYIAPGGKQMKLVASADGTNRLIKITNDPPENSCKPSADYLFRSVADYYVGRTTAVIMTGMGSDGTKGLKILKQKGALVIGQDEESCVVYGMPKAPAELGLTDVVAPLDKIAAEIIKSVK, encoded by the coding sequence ATGTTTGGAAAAAAAATCAAAGTATTGGTGGTTGACGACACCATTGTCTATCGCAAGGCGGTCAGCGACATCCTTGGCGAAATGCCAGGCGTGGAAGTTGTCGGTGTCGCCCATAACGGAAAGATTGCTGTCTCGAAGATACAGACCCTCAAGCCCGATCTGCTGACGCTTGACATCGAGATGCCGGAAATGAATGGTATCGAGGTCTTGCAATACCTGCAACAACACGCACCCCAGGTGTCCGCAATCATGGTTTCCACCCTGACCAGCGAGGGGGGGGATATGACCATGCGCGCCCTGGAACTCGGCGCCTATGATTTTATTCTGAAACCGACCGCAACCAACATCAATGACAGCAAGCAGCAACTGCGAACCTTGCTCACGCCGCTGATCAAGACCTTCCAGACAGGTCGAACCACGGTTGGAGCCTTGCAACAAGGGGGGACGCGAAAAATAGCCGGGACAAGTCAAGGATACATACGGCTGCAAGCCACCCCTTCAACCGTTATCGGCAGTGGCAGATATACCGCGCCCTCAGTGGGGACAAGCCGGCGCCAAGGCAAATCAGAAATTGTCACCATCGGTATTTCCACCGGAGGCCCCAATGCCTTGGCAAGGATGATGCCGATGTTGCCCGGCGATCTTGGCGTGCCGATCGTCATTGTTCAGCACATGCCGCCGGTATTCACAAAATCTCTCGCCAACAGCCTGAATATAAAATGCGCCCTGACCGTGAAAGAGGCGCAGGATGGCGAGCCGTTACAAGCAAATGTTGCATATATCGCTCCTGGTGGTAAACAAATGAAACTCGTCGCGTCGGCCGATGGAACGAATCGGTTGATCAAAATCACCAATGATCCTCCGGAAAATTCGTGCAAACCTTCGGCGGACTATTTATTCCGATCGGTTGCCGATTACTACGTTGGCCGGACAACCGCGGTGATCATGACCGGAATGGGCTCGGATGGCACCAAGGGATTGAAAATTCTCAAACAAAAAGGGGCATTGGTCATCGGCCAAGATGAGGAAAGCTGTGTGGTGTACGGCATGCCCAAAGCCCCGGCAGAGCTCGGTCTGACAGACGTTGTCGCGCCGTTGGATAAAATTGCCGCTGAAATCATCAAATCGGTGAAATAA
- a CDS encoding chemotaxis protein CheW, whose product MSIEDDEILQGFIEESLEHLADIENDLLAIEEGGADIDVELVNKVFRAAHSIKGGAGFMGLTVIQDLAHAAENVLGLIRSGKLVPNPDIINVLLLAADELQHLIEDVGNSNSVDISRHTAALNAIFEGGEAQPAAAKSEQVNKAVSPSEPEPTQPSESIEETTVNCEEESGEEAMLEVDEDGNDDHEGEMPETTAVEAGRSRARKSSASTQKPDTSIRVTVSLLDQLMNLAGELVLSRNQLLQTITSGDVRNAEAVGQRIDLVTSELQEAIMLTRMQPIGNVFNKFPRVVRDLSKKLGKQIDLTIVGKDVELDKTIIEAINDPLTHLVRNSVDHGIEAPEERIQKGKDVRGLIVLKAYHAAGQVVIEISDDGKGIDGNMLAETAVKKGLITADQAKVMSEKERINLILLPGFSTAKKVTDVSGRGVGMDVVKTNLDQLGGSIEIESEVGKGSTISIKLPLTLAIIPCQIVMTGGERYAIPQVNLEELLRIPASKVKERVERVGDAEVVRLRGNLLPLIRMAEVFDIDRTYYDPIEEQTKPDRRRNIADRRSKSTPLFREEGAPQPQPRSDEQDRKRKEEERRQSPSSALNIVVVSTGAMKYGLIVDRLHDSEEIVIKPLGRHLQQCQGYAGATIMGDGRIALILDVSNIARMAGLTSLDGSERATELAEAAKEAITKTRDKQALLTFSSSAMEQFGVPLNQVERVEKIKRNDIEEIGGRRVMQYRGGSLPLISIDEVASVMPLDDREDLLVIVFRLAGKDVGLLAIGPIDAIEISAEIDDVTLKQPGIMGSAIIGGKTTMLVNIFEIMKISNPQWFEDHAAYAEIETDETQAPTILIVEDSNFFRNQVKGYMEEAGFNILEAEDGKIAWDILQEHGDSVTMVVTDIEMPNMDGFTLTEKIKGDKQLRHTPVIALTTLAADEDIARGKAVGVDEYHIKLDKERLMESVHRYAKAAMAS is encoded by the coding sequence ATGTCTATTGAAGATGATGAAATATTGCAGGGTTTTATAGAAGAATCGCTTGAGCATCTGGCTGATATCGAAAACGACCTCCTTGCCATCGAAGAAGGAGGCGCCGACATCGATGTCGAACTGGTGAACAAGGTTTTCCGCGCCGCCCACTCGATCAAGGGCGGGGCAGGTTTCATGGGGTTGACCGTTATTCAGGATCTGGCCCACGCCGCCGAGAATGTGCTTGGTTTGATCCGCAGCGGCAAACTGGTGCCCAATCCGGATATCATCAACGTACTCCTGCTCGCGGCCGATGAGTTGCAGCACCTGATTGAAGATGTCGGCAACAGCAACAGTGTTGACATCTCCCGCCACACCGCGGCACTGAACGCCATCTTTGAAGGCGGCGAGGCACAACCGGCGGCGGCGAAATCCGAACAGGTCAATAAAGCGGTCTCGCCGTCCGAACCTGAACCGACTCAGCCGAGTGAATCTATCGAAGAGACGACCGTAAACTGTGAAGAAGAAAGCGGCGAAGAGGCGATGCTGGAAGTCGATGAAGACGGGAACGATGACCATGAGGGCGAGATGCCGGAAACAACGGCGGTGGAAGCCGGGCGCTCACGGGCTCGCAAGTCTTCAGCCAGCACCCAGAAACCCGACACCAGCATTCGGGTCACGGTCAGCCTGCTCGATCAACTGATGAATCTGGCTGGAGAACTGGTTCTTTCCCGCAATCAACTCTTGCAGACCATCACCTCCGGCGATGTGCGCAACGCGGAAGCCGTCGGACAGCGGATCGACCTGGTCACCTCCGAACTGCAAGAGGCGATCATGCTGACCCGCATGCAGCCCATCGGCAACGTCTTCAACAAATTTCCGAGAGTTGTACGCGATCTGTCGAAAAAATTGGGCAAACAGATCGATCTGACCATCGTCGGCAAGGATGTCGAACTGGATAAGACCATCATCGAGGCGATCAACGATCCTCTCACCCATCTGGTCCGTAACTCGGTTGACCATGGTATCGAGGCACCCGAAGAACGAATCCAAAAAGGCAAAGATGTCCGCGGTCTGATCGTTCTCAAAGCCTACCATGCCGCCGGACAGGTGGTGATCGAGATCAGTGATGACGGCAAGGGCATTGATGGCAACATGCTGGCTGAAACTGCGGTCAAGAAAGGGTTGATCACTGCGGACCAGGCCAAGGTCATGTCGGAAAAAGAGCGGATCAACCTTATCCTGTTGCCCGGTTTTTCCACCGCTAAGAAGGTGACCGACGTTTCCGGTCGGGGCGTGGGCATGGATGTGGTCAAAACCAACCTCGACCAGTTGGGCGGTTCGATCGAGATCGAATCCGAGGTGGGCAAAGGTTCGACCATCAGCATCAAACTTCCGCTTACCCTGGCGATTATTCCCTGTCAAATCGTCATGACCGGCGGTGAGCGCTACGCCATTCCCCAGGTCAACCTGGAAGAACTGCTGCGCATTCCAGCCTCCAAGGTTAAGGAACGGGTGGAACGGGTGGGAGATGCCGAAGTTGTCCGCTTGCGTGGCAACCTGCTGCCCCTGATTCGCATGGCCGAGGTGTTCGATATTGATCGGACCTATTACGATCCGATTGAAGAACAAACCAAACCTGACCGCCGGCGCAATATCGCTGACCGGAGGTCCAAATCGACGCCGCTGTTCAGGGAAGAGGGGGCACCGCAGCCCCAACCCAGAAGCGATGAGCAGGATCGAAAGCGAAAAGAGGAAGAGCGGCGGCAAAGCCCTTCAAGCGCCCTGAATATAGTGGTGGTGTCCACCGGTGCCATGAAATACGGCCTGATCGTTGACCGCTTGCACGACTCCGAAGAAATCGTCATCAAGCCCTTGGGTCGGCACCTGCAGCAATGCCAGGGTTATGCCGGCGCCACCATCATGGGCGATGGCCGCATCGCCTTGATCCTTGATGTTTCCAATATTGCCCGCATGGCCGGCCTGACCTCGCTTGACGGTTCCGAACGGGCCACCGAACTGGCCGAGGCCGCCAAGGAAGCCATTACCAAAACCCGCGACAAGCAGGCGCTACTGACCTTCTCCAGTTCCGCCATGGAGCAATTCGGTGTGCCGCTGAATCAAGTTGAGCGGGTTGAGAAAATTAAACGCAACGATATCGAAGAAATCGGCGGCCGAAGGGTCATGCAGTATCGCGGCGGCAGTTTACCGCTGATCAGTATCGACGAGGTGGCGTCAGTGATGCCGTTGGATGATCGGGAAGATCTTTTGGTGATTGTTTTCCGCCTTGCGGGCAAGGATGTCGGTCTGCTGGCGATAGGCCCTATCGATGCCATTGAAATATCGGCTGAAATCGATGACGTTACCCTTAAGCAACCCGGCATCATGGGATCGGCGATCATTGGCGGCAAAACAACGATGCTCGTCAATATCTTTGAAATCATGAAGATTTCCAATCCACAATGGTTCGAAGATCACGCCGCGTACGCGGAGATCGAAACCGACGAAACCCAGGCGCCGACCATTCTGATCGTTGAAGATTCCAATTTTTTTCGCAACCAGGTGAAAGGGTACATGGAGGAAGCGGGATTCAACATTCTTGAGGCGGAAGACGGTAAAATTGCCTGGGACATCCTTCAGGAGCATGGCGACAGCGTCACAATGGTCGTCACCGATATCGAGATGCCCAACATGGATGGGTTCACCTTAACCGAAAAGATCAAGGGCGATAAGCAGCTTAGACATACACCGGTCATCGCCCTGACCACGCTGGCCGCGGATGAGGATATTGCCCGGGGCAAAGCTGTCGGCGTCGATGAATACCACATCAAACTCGACAAGGAACGGCTGATGGAAAGCGTGCACAGGTATGCAAAGGCCGCCATGGCCTCTTGA
- a CDS encoding IS5 family transposase: MIQPGFFDLQDRLHKIDKNGDPLAKINETVNWEMFRPALEKARDKGRQSTVGPKGYDVILLFKILILQSLYNLSDDATEFQILDRHSFGRFLGLHISQKVPDATTIWRFREDLVKAGIVEELFATFDAHLRDNGFMAMKGQIVDASIVSVPKQRNSREENARIKEGDIPENWSENKRRRKDADARWTKKNGKSYYGYKNHISVDVKHKLIRSYAVTDAALHDSNVFEQLLADNTSKDVWADSAYRSADRLERLGQDGFREHIQRKGSRNRPLTPREQEGNRTRSKVRSRIEHVFGVQAQRAGNVLLRTIGIARARAKIGLRNLVYNIDRMGMLLAASR; this comes from the coding sequence ATGATCCAGCCCGGCTTTTTTGATTTGCAGGACCGATTGCACAAAATCGACAAGAACGGCGACCCACTTGCCAAGATCAACGAGACGGTCAACTGGGAGATGTTTCGTCCTGCGCTCGAAAAGGCCAGGGACAAGGGCCGGCAGTCTACGGTCGGGCCGAAGGGGTACGACGTCATCCTGCTGTTTAAGATTCTCATCCTGCAGTCGTTGTACAATCTGTCGGATGACGCGACCGAGTTTCAGATTCTCGACCGGCACTCCTTTGGGCGCTTTCTTGGTCTGCACATCAGCCAGAAGGTTCCCGATGCCACCACCATCTGGCGTTTTCGGGAAGACCTCGTCAAGGCCGGCATTGTAGAGGAACTGTTTGCGACCTTCGATGCGCATCTCCGGGACAACGGCTTCATGGCGATGAAAGGGCAGATCGTGGATGCCAGCATTGTCAGCGTGCCCAAACAGCGGAACAGCCGGGAGGAAAATGCCCGGATCAAAGAGGGCGACATCCCGGAGAACTGGTCCGAGAACAAGCGGCGTAGAAAAGACGCGGACGCGCGCTGGACCAAGAAGAACGGCAAGTCTTATTACGGCTACAAGAACCACATCTCGGTGGATGTGAAGCACAAGTTGATTCGCAGCTATGCCGTGACCGATGCGGCCCTGCACGACAGCAACGTGTTCGAGCAACTCCTTGCCGACAATACGAGCAAGGACGTCTGGGCGGATTCGGCCTATCGATCCGCGGATCGATTGGAGCGCCTCGGCCAGGATGGTTTTCGTGAACACATCCAACGCAAGGGGAGCCGCAATCGTCCCTTGACGCCCAGAGAACAGGAGGGCAACCGAACCAGATCCAAGGTCCGTTCGCGAATCGAGCATGTCTTTGGTGTACAGGCGCAGCGAGCGGGGAATGTACTGTTGCGCACGATCGGCATAGCCCGAGCCCGAGCAAAGATCGGCTTGCGCAACTTGGTGTATAACATTGACCGAATGGGGATGCTTCTGGCTGCAAGCAGGTGA
- a CDS encoding response regulator — protein sequence MNSMTILVADDDPVIRKLFEKRLGKEGYTVTIAADGAEAARLLDTRPFDVIITDLVMPGKIGGIELLKLAKEKSVEIEVIVITAHSSIDTAVDAMKKGAVDYLEKPINFDELFLRLEKISERKALMKNAGDLREAMEVTESSAAQTIQNLEIINSNQQQLLDQLETILTNGRQEQGKRIEQALHLLTNRSL from the coding sequence ATGAATAGCATGACAATACTTGTTGCCGATGACGATCCGGTCATTCGTAAATTGTTTGAAAAACGGCTCGGCAAGGAAGGGTATACGGTAACCATCGCCGCGGACGGAGCGGAGGCGGCACGGTTGCTCGACACCCGGCCATTTGACGTGATTATCACTGATCTGGTCATGCCTGGCAAAATCGGCGGCATTGAACTGTTAAAATTGGCCAAGGAAAAAAGTGTTGAAATTGAAGTCATCGTTATCACCGCACATTCGTCCATTGATACCGCTGTCGACGCCATGAAGAAAGGCGCGGTTGATTATCTCGAAAAACCAATTAATTTTGACGAACTGTTCCTTCGACTCGAAAAAATTTCGGAACGTAAGGCCTTGATGAAAAATGCCGGTGATCTACGGGAGGCGATGGAGGTCACTGAGAGTTCAGCCGCTCAAACCATTCAAAATCTTGAAATCATCAACAGTAATCAGCAACAATTGCTAGACCAATTAGAAACGATCCTCACTAATGGCCGCCAGGAACAGGGAAAACGGATTGAACAGGCATTGCACCTTCTGACAAACAGATCACTTTGA
- the hisI gene encoding phosphoribosyl-AMP cyclohydrolase translates to MIELAFAKDANGLLPAIVQDHQTGEVLMLAYINQLAWEKTLETGKAYYWSRSRKSLWLKGESSGHVQLVKEILVDCDQDTVIYKVEQLGGAACHTGYRSCFYRKVSDGTLVVHEQERVFDPAAVYGDK, encoded by the coding sequence ATGATTGAACTCGCTTTTGCCAAAGATGCCAACGGCTTGTTGCCGGCTATTGTCCAGGACCATCAGACCGGTGAGGTCCTCATGCTCGCCTATATCAACCAGCTTGCCTGGGAAAAAACGCTGGAAACCGGAAAGGCGTACTACTGGAGTCGGTCGCGGAAAAGTCTGTGGCTGAAAGGGGAAAGTTCCGGCCATGTACAGCTCGTCAAGGAAATTTTAGTGGATTGCGATCAGGATACGGTGATCTACAAGGTCGAGCAGTTGGGTGGCGCGGCCTGTCATACCGGTTATCGCAGTTGCTTTTACCGCAAGGTGAGTGATGGGACGCTCGTTGTTCATGAACAGGAGCGGGTTTTTGATCCTGCCGCCGTTTATGGCGATAAATAA
- the hisG gene encoding ATP phosphoribosyltransferase, which produces MNVLKMGIPKGSLENATIALFEKSGWQIKLASRNYFPEVDDPELSCSICRPQEMSRYVESGMLDAGITGKDWTLENESDVVVVEDLVYSKVSKKPTRWVIAVPGDSNITRVEQLDGKRIATELVNVTRKFFEQRGLKVEITFSWGATEAKAVSGLADAIVEVTETESTIRAHGLRVIHELMQSNTQLIASKAALADPWKREKIENIAMLLQGALRADRIVGLKMNVPKERLDEVIGMLPSLNAPTVAQLYKQEWFSVETVISEHQVRDLVPCLKKRGAEGIIEYSLNKVI; this is translated from the coding sequence ATGAATGTGCTGAAAATGGGAATTCCCAAAGGCAGTCTTGAGAATGCCACCATCGCCCTGTTCGAAAAGTCGGGATGGCAGATCAAGCTGGCATCACGTAACTATTTCCCGGAAGTCGACGACCCCGAACTGTCCTGTTCGATCTGCCGGCCGCAGGAAATGTCGCGGTATGTCGAATCGGGCATGCTGGACGCCGGTATCACCGGCAAAGACTGGACCTTGGAGAATGAATCGGATGTCGTGGTAGTGGAAGATCTGGTGTATTCCAAAGTGAGCAAGAAACCGACCCGCTGGGTGATTGCCGTACCGGGCGACTCAAACATCACTCGGGTTGAACAGCTGGACGGCAAACGTATCGCCACCGAGTTGGTCAACGTTACCCGCAAATTTTTCGAGCAGCGTGGACTGAAGGTCGAAATCACTTTTTCCTGGGGAGCCACCGAGGCCAAGGCAGTTTCAGGCCTGGCCGATGCCATTGTCGAGGTCACCGAGACCGAGTCCACCATCCGCGCCCATGGATTGCGGGTGATCCACGAACTGATGCAATCCAACACCCAGCTGATCGCCAGCAAGGCGGCCTTGGCCGATCCCTGGAAACGGGAAAAAATCGAAAACATCGCCATGTTGTTGCAGGGGGCGCTCCGCGCCGACCGCATTGTCGGCCTGAAAATGAACGTTCCCAAGGAGCGGCTGGACGAGGTGATCGGCATGCTGCCTAGCCTCAACGCGCCTACTGTGGCCCAACTGTACAAACAGGAATGGTTTTCGGTGGAAACGGTCATTTCCGAGCATCAGGTGCGCGATCTGGTGCCCTGCCTGAAAAAGAGAGGGGCCGAGGGCATCATCGAATACTCGCTCAACAAGGTGATCTAA
- a CDS encoding methyl-accepting chemotaxis protein encodes MNNSSISIKWKILILALLGPLVIAILLSWQRVNDIRSGAEKAIISKSAGIVLMAEATRDEMARKLQSGVIKPFEQLTSANILEAVPVITAMQGAAAKAEEAGYVFRTPKAMPRNPQNTPSDLENAVLQELASKNLTEKILIEKDQIRYFKPVRLTAECLYCHGDPAGTKDVTGGTKEGWKEGEIHGAFEIISSLEETNKAVARARWHVVVSVTITLFVVSAICIYLIQSGIIKPLHEVNAFIDRMAKGDLQGKLAARTKDEIGNMVNQLSGMTEKLSGMIREISHAGDTLFTSSGKLGSSADDFALTANDTAMRTVSVAAAAEEMSANMSTVAAATEQAATNIAVVSSATKDMTSTINGIAKSTEKAQEITKTAVREASSASEKVDALGRAAVEIGKVTEAITEISEQTNLLALNATIEAARAGEAGKGFAVVANEIKGLAQQTALATGEIKNRIHSIQESTDATIQQIQLITQVIDEINTIVSSIVAAVDEQSATTNEIAENINQASIGIQEVTANVAQVSLVSTTVAQDIAEVSQANDSIAHESIEIKTNAANLTLMANRLKELVQHFKV; translated from the coding sequence ATGAACAATTCCAGTATCAGCATCAAGTGGAAAATCCTCATCTTGGCGCTTTTGGGTCCTCTGGTGATTGCCATTCTTCTCTCCTGGCAACGGGTAAACGATATCCGTTCCGGTGCCGAGAAGGCCATCATCTCAAAAAGCGCGGGTATCGTTTTGATGGCCGAGGCAACTCGTGACGAGATGGCGAGAAAGTTGCAAAGCGGGGTGATCAAACCTTTTGAGCAACTCACCTCTGCCAATATCCTTGAGGCGGTTCCGGTGATCACCGCCATGCAGGGAGCGGCCGCCAAAGCCGAGGAGGCTGGGTACGTTTTCCGTACACCCAAGGCAATGCCGCGAAACCCGCAGAACACTCCGAGCGATTTGGAAAATGCGGTGTTGCAGGAACTGGCCAGCAAAAATCTCACCGAAAAGATCCTCATCGAGAAAGACCAGATACGCTATTTCAAGCCGGTACGGCTCACAGCCGAATGCCTCTATTGTCACGGCGATCCAGCTGGCACTAAGGATGTCACGGGAGGCACCAAGGAAGGTTGGAAGGAAGGAGAAATCCACGGTGCCTTTGAAATCATTAGCTCCTTGGAAGAAACAAACAAGGCGGTCGCCCGGGCCCGCTGGCATGTCGTCGTATCGGTCACGATTACGTTGTTTGTCGTTAGCGCTATCTGCATCTATCTGATTCAATCCGGGATCATCAAACCGTTGCATGAGGTGAATGCGTTTATCGATCGCATGGCCAAGGGAGATCTTCAAGGAAAACTTGCAGCTCGAACCAAGGATGAAATCGGCAACATGGTCAATCAGTTAAGCGGCATGACCGAAAAACTGAGCGGCATGATACGAGAAATTTCCCATGCAGGAGACACCCTGTTTACGTCTTCCGGGAAGCTCGGCTCTTCAGCTGATGACTTTGCCTTGACGGCGAACGACACGGCAATGCGGACAGTGTCCGTTGCCGCCGCAGCCGAGGAAATGAGCGCCAACATGTCGACCGTTGCTGCGGCAACGGAACAAGCGGCAACAAATATCGCCGTGGTGTCGTCGGCCACCAAGGACATGACCTCAACCATCAATGGCATTGCCAAGTCGACGGAAAAGGCGCAGGAAATTACCAAGACAGCGGTTCGCGAGGCGAGTTCCGCCTCTGAAAAAGTCGATGCGCTCGGTCGAGCAGCCGTGGAAATCGGCAAGGTAACCGAAGCCATCACGGAGATCTCAGAGCAAACCAATCTATTGGCGCTCAATGCGACCATCGAGGCGGCACGGGCCGGGGAAGCGGGAAAGGGGTTCGCCGTGGTCGCCAATGAAATCAAGGGACTCGCGCAGCAAACGGCCCTGGCGACAGGAGAGATCAAAAACCGCATTCATTCCATTCAGGAATCAACCGATGCAACCATTCAACAAATCCAACTGATCACTCAAGTGATTGACGAGATTAACACGATCGTTTCCTCCATCGTTGCCGCAGTTGACGAACAATCCGCGACCACCAATGAAATAGCCGAGAATATCAATCAGGCCTCCATTGGCATCCAGGAAGTCACGGCAAATGTTGCGCAAGTTTCTCTGGTTTCAACCACCGTGGCGCAGGACATTGCCGAAGTCAGCCAAGCCAACGATTCCATCGCTCACGAGAGCATCGAAATAAAGACCAATGCGGCCAATCTCACCCTCATGGCCAACCGGTTGAAAGAACTGGTGCAACATTTCAAGGTGTAA